The proteins below come from a single uncultured Fibrobacter sp. genomic window:
- the cas1 gene encoding type V CRISPR-associated endonuclease Cas1, whose product MFTAKDIECRSIFIINCLKDRNLRVSSGELLLEDTEEKRTLTKFPFQKILALFIIGPITITTPLLEKCKKFDVALVVMKGNLRPVFFWANHAEANFLLHQKQYFFEKTDISFAKVIVRNKILNQESVLGKIRKKNEKIDKAKQLCFDYLEKLSDVQEYEKLMGIEGYVSKIFFEAYFAEYEWIARMPRAKNDTTNAVLDIGYTILFNFIEVFLRLFGFDPYVGVYHRLWFKRKSLVCDVMEPFRCIIDMRVRKALNLGQIKKEDFNFVKGEYLLKFEKYSEYSTLFLQDLVDKKIEIFKFIQSYYRAFMKGSSDLIIPFLLE is encoded by the coding sequence ATGTTTACGGCTAAAGATATTGAGTGTCGCAGTATTTTTATCATCAACTGCCTAAAGGATCGTAATTTGCGAGTTTCTTCAGGAGAATTACTCTTGGAAGACACTGAAGAAAAGAGAACTCTCACCAAGTTCCCGTTTCAAAAAATACTCGCACTTTTTATCATTGGCCCAATTACAATAACAACGCCACTACTCGAAAAATGCAAAAAATTTGATGTCGCACTAGTTGTCATGAAAGGTAACTTAAGACCCGTTTTCTTTTGGGCAAATCATGCTGAAGCAAATTTCTTATTGCACCAAAAACAGTATTTCTTTGAAAAAACGGACATATCCTTCGCAAAAGTTATCGTGCGAAACAAAATTCTCAATCAGGAATCTGTACTTGGAAAAATTCGGAAGAAAAATGAAAAAATTGACAAAGCCAAACAACTATGTTTTGACTACTTAGAAAAACTTTCTGATGTCCAAGAATATGAGAAATTAATGGGTATAGAAGGCTATGTTTCCAAAATATTTTTCGAAGCCTATTTCGCAGAATACGAATGGATTGCCCGGATGCCACGTGCAAAAAATGATACAACAAATGCAGTCTTAGATATCGGATACACCATTCTGTTCAACTTTATTGAGGTCTTTCTAAGGCTTTTCGGGTTCGATCCCTATGTGGGAGTATATCACCGTTTATGGTTTAAGCGGAAATCTTTAGTCTGTGATGTAATGGAGCCGTTCCGTTGCATTATTGATATGAGAGTTCGAAAAGCCCTAAATCTCGGACAAATAAAAAAAGAAGATTTTAATTTTGTAAAAGGAGAATATTTGCTGAAATTCGAAAAATATTCAGAATATTCAACTCTATTCTTGCAAGACCTTGTTGATAAAAAAATAGAAATCTTTAAATTCATCCAATCATATTATAGGGCTTTCATGAAAGGCAGCTCAGATTTAATTATCCCCTTTTTATTGGAGTAA
- the cas4 gene encoding type V CRISPR-associated protein Cas4: protein MENYIAISTLNDFIFCPYSIYLHNVYMESDESMYHATPQMQGKIAHKGIDQKTYSSKKDDITSLPVFSEKYGLIGKIDLLKQKEHLLIERKYQLKRIFQGQIYQLWAQYFCLTEMGYEVQKLSFYEISTNKMIPVELPTETQIEEFENFIKTFKNYDPASPITVNPSKCKHCIYNNLCDKTEVSNVYG, encoded by the coding sequence ATGGAAAATTATATAGCTATTTCAACGCTGAACGATTTTATTTTCTGCCCGTATTCCATATATTTGCACAACGTCTATATGGAATCAGACGAATCTATGTATCACGCCACACCGCAAATGCAAGGCAAAATCGCACACAAAGGTATTGATCAAAAAACCTACAGTTCTAAGAAAGATGACATCACTTCTTTACCTGTTTTTAGTGAAAAATACGGATTGATAGGAAAAATTGATTTATTAAAGCAAAAAGAACATCTTTTAATAGAGCGAAAATATCAGTTGAAGCGAATTTTTCAAGGGCAAATATATCAGTTATGGGCTCAATACTTTTGCCTTACTGAAATGGGTTACGAAGTACAGAAGCTTTCATTTTACGAAATTTCAACAAACAAGATGATTCCCGTAGAATTACCGACCGAAACCCAAATAGAGGAATTTGAAAATTTTATCAAGACCTTTAAAAATTACGATCCAGCATCACCAATAACAGTGAATCCAAGCAAATGTAAACATTGCATATACAACAACTTATGCGACAAAACGGAGGTTTCAAATGTTTACGGCTAA
- the cas2 gene encoding CRISPR-associated endonuclease Cas2: MLIISYDIKDDKLRTAFSKMIQSNGGIRLQYSVYEVNHSQRFLDVLKMEIETVFKREFSADDSVMIFDVNNEKTIKYGNAIHRDQGLLIF; this comes from the coding sequence ATGCTAATAATAAGCTACGATATTAAAGACGATAAACTGAGAACAGCCTTCTCCAAAATGATTCAATCGAACGGAGGTATCCGTTTGCAATACTCTGTTTATGAGGTTAATCACTCACAACGTTTTTTAGACGTTCTAAAAATGGAAATTGAGACCGTATTTAAAAGAGAGTTCTCTGCGGATGACAGCGTCATGATATTCGACGTAAATAATGAAAAAACTATAAAATACGGAAATGCAATACACAGAGATCAAGGATTACTCATATTCTGA